From the Burkholderia glumae LMG 2196 = ATCC 33617 genome, one window contains:
- a CDS encoding CysB family HTH-type transcriptional regulator, protein MNFQQLRFVREAVRQNMNLTEVANVLYTSQSGVSKQIKDLEDELGVDIFVRRGKRLTGLTEPGKAVHQLIERMLLDAENLRRVARQYADQDSGHLVVATTHTQARYALPKVIRQFTEVFPKVHLALRQGSPQQIAQMILSGEADVGISTEALDRYPDIVTFPCYSWHHTVVVPKDHPLVGRENLTLEEIAEHPIITYDQDFTGRSHIDQAFAKAGAVPDVVLTAIDADVIKTYVELGMGIGVVAAMAYDAQRDAGLVALDTQHLFEASTTRVGLRKGAFLRSYAYRLLEMFAPHLTEAEIAAQLKETVL, encoded by the coding sequence ATGAACTTCCAACAACTGCGCTTCGTTCGGGAAGCGGTACGCCAGAACATGAACCTGACCGAGGTCGCGAACGTGCTCTACACGTCGCAGTCGGGCGTTTCGAAGCAGATCAAGGATCTGGAGGACGAACTCGGCGTGGACATCTTCGTGCGCCGCGGCAAGCGGCTGACCGGCCTGACCGAACCGGGCAAGGCCGTGCATCAGCTGATCGAGCGGATGCTGCTCGACGCCGAGAACCTGCGCCGCGTGGCGCGCCAGTATGCCGACCAGGACAGCGGCCACCTGGTGGTGGCGACCACCCACACGCAGGCGCGCTACGCGCTGCCGAAGGTGATCCGCCAGTTCACCGAGGTGTTTCCGAAGGTTCATCTGGCGCTGCGCCAGGGCAGCCCGCAGCAGATCGCGCAGATGATCCTGAGCGGCGAGGCCGACGTCGGCATCTCGACCGAGGCGCTCGACCGCTACCCGGACATCGTCACGTTCCCGTGCTATTCGTGGCATCACACCGTGGTGGTGCCGAAGGATCACCCGCTGGTGGGCCGCGAGAACCTGACGCTCGAGGAAATCGCCGAGCATCCGATCATCACCTACGACCAGGACTTCACGGGCCGCTCGCACATCGACCAGGCGTTCGCGAAGGCGGGCGCGGTGCCCGACGTGGTGCTGACGGCGATCGACGCGGACGTGATCAAGACCTATGTCGAGCTCGGCATGGGCATCGGCGTGGTGGCCGCGATGGCCTACGACGCGCAGCGCGACGCGGGGCTCGTGGCGCTCGACACCCAGCACCTGTTCGAGGCCAGCACGACGCGGGTGGGCCTGCGCAAGGGCGCGTTCCTGCGCTCCTATGCCTACCGGCTGCTCGAAATGTTCGCACCGCACCTGACCGAGGCCGAGATCGCCGCGCAACTGAAGGAAACCGTACTCTGA
- a CDS encoding sulfate/molybdate ABC transporter ATP-binding protein has translation MGITVRNLHKQFGDFTALDDVSLDFPPGELVALLGPSGCGKTTLLRVIAGLEHADAGQVVLQGQDVADVGARERQVGFVFQHYALFRHMTVFENVAFGLRVKPRAERASEAVIREKVHELLRLVQLDWLAPRYPSELSGGQRQRIALARALAVEPKVLLLDEPFGALDAKVRKELRGWLRRLHDDLHISTLFVTHDQEEALEVADRIVVLNHGRVEQVGSPQEVYDHPQSAFVYEFLGAANRLDGVVQGDGFVADGAAGPIAVAAGFAGRAHAYVRPHDLQIVAAGQARGDGIAVDVRRVVPLGGTVRVELAPRAGGAPLEAELDRDTWRALALGVGDGATAVPRHARVFPAR, from the coding sequence ATGGGTATCACCGTTCGTAACCTGCACAAGCAATTCGGCGACTTCACGGCGCTCGACGACGTCTCGCTCGATTTCCCGCCCGGCGAGCTGGTGGCGCTGCTCGGCCCGTCCGGCTGCGGCAAGACCACGCTGCTGCGCGTGATCGCGGGCCTCGAGCACGCGGACGCGGGCCAGGTCGTGCTGCAAGGCCAGGACGTGGCCGACGTCGGCGCGCGCGAGCGCCAGGTCGGCTTCGTGTTCCAGCACTACGCGCTGTTCCGCCATATGACGGTGTTCGAGAACGTCGCGTTCGGGCTGCGCGTGAAGCCGCGCGCCGAGCGTGCGTCCGAGGCCGTGATTCGCGAGAAGGTGCACGAGCTGCTCAGGCTGGTGCAGCTCGATTGGCTGGCGCCGCGCTATCCGTCCGAGCTCTCGGGCGGCCAGCGCCAGCGCATCGCGCTGGCCCGCGCGCTCGCGGTGGAGCCGAAGGTGCTGCTGCTCGACGAGCCGTTCGGCGCGCTCGACGCGAAGGTCCGCAAGGAGCTGCGCGGCTGGCTGCGGCGCCTGCACGACGACCTGCACATCTCGACGCTGTTCGTCACGCACGACCAGGAGGAGGCGCTGGAAGTGGCCGACCGCATCGTCGTGCTCAATCACGGCCGCGTGGAGCAGGTGGGCAGCCCGCAGGAGGTGTACGACCATCCGCAGAGCGCGTTCGTCTACGAGTTCCTGGGCGCGGCCAACCGGCTCGACGGCGTGGTGCAAGGCGACGGCTTCGTGGCCGACGGCGCGGCCGGCCCGATCGCGGTGGCGGCCGGCTTCGCCGGCCGCGCGCATGCCTACGTGCGCCCGCACGACCTGCAGATCGTCGCCGCCGGCCAGGCGCGCGGCGACGGCATCGCGGTGGACGTGCGGCGCGTGGTGCCGCTGGGCGGCACGGTGCGCGTCGAACTCGCGCCGCGCGCCGGCGGCGCGCCGCTGGAGGCCGAACTCGATCGCGACACCTGGCGCGCGCTCGCGCTCGGCGTGGGCGACGGCGCCACCGCGGTGCCGCGCCATGCGCGCGTGTTTCCGGCGCGCTGA
- the cysW gene encoding sulfate ABC transporter permease subunit CysW translates to MSRESTSAVLPAGAAPRAKAARRRDPVTESRLVRWALTGLALLFLAGFLVVPLAAVFAQALAKGIGFYFEALGDPDAWAAIELTVTVAAIAVPLNLVFGVCASWAIAKFEFRGKALLTTLIDLPFSVSPVISGLVYVLLFGAQGWLGPWLEAHDVQIIFAVPGIVLATIFVTFPFVARELIPLMQAQGNDEEEAARVLGASGWQIFRRVTLPNVRWGLLYGVILCNARAMGEFGAVSVVSGHIRGQTDTMPLHVEILYNEYNFSAAFAVASVLALLALVTLALKLLAERRMSAEIAAARAGATAHS, encoded by the coding sequence ATGAGCCGCGAATCCACCTCAGCCGTGCTGCCCGCCGGCGCCGCGCCGCGTGCGAAGGCCGCGCGCCGGCGCGATCCCGTCACCGAATCGCGGCTGGTGCGCTGGGCGCTGACCGGCCTCGCGCTGCTGTTCCTGGCCGGCTTCCTGGTGGTGCCGCTCGCGGCCGTGTTCGCGCAGGCGCTGGCCAAGGGCATCGGCTTCTACTTCGAGGCGCTCGGCGACCCCGACGCCTGGGCCGCCATCGAGCTGACCGTGACGGTGGCCGCGATCGCGGTGCCGCTGAACCTGGTGTTCGGGGTCTGCGCGTCGTGGGCGATCGCCAAGTTCGAGTTTCGCGGCAAGGCGCTGCTGACCACGCTGATCGACCTGCCGTTCTCGGTGTCGCCGGTCATCTCGGGCCTCGTCTACGTGCTGCTGTTCGGCGCGCAGGGCTGGCTCGGGCCGTGGCTCGAGGCACATGACGTCCAGATCATCTTCGCCGTGCCCGGCATCGTGCTGGCGACGATCTTCGTCACCTTCCCGTTCGTCGCGCGCGAGCTGATCCCGCTGATGCAGGCCCAAGGCAACGACGAGGAGGAAGCCGCGCGCGTGCTGGGCGCCTCCGGCTGGCAGATCTTCCGCCGCGTGACGCTGCCCAACGTGCGCTGGGGCCTGCTGTACGGCGTGATTCTCTGCAACGCGCGCGCGATGGGCGAGTTCGGCGCGGTATCGGTGGTGTCGGGCCATATCCGCGGCCAGACCGACACCATGCCGCTGCATGTCGAGATCCTCTACAACGAATACAACTTCTCGGCCGCGTTCGCGGTGGCCTCGGTGCTGGCCCTGCTCGCGCTCGTCACGCTGGCGCTGAAGCTGCTGGCCGAACGCCGCATGTCGGCCGAAATCGCCGCGGCGCGCGCTGGCGCCACGGCGCACTCCTGA
- the cysT gene encoding sulfate ABC transporter permease subunit CysT, with product MTTYTFRKPSALPGFGVTLGITVAYLSLVVLIPLASTFLKTATLTWDQFVAATTSARVLASYRLTFLAAFGGALINAVFGFLVAWVLVRYRFPFQRVVDAIVDLPFALPTSVAGISLAAVYASNGWLGRYLAPLGIKIAFTPLGVLVALTFIGLPFVVRTVQPVLEEFEREQEEAAACLGASRWLTFRRVVLPAVFPALLTGFALAFARALGEYGSVIFIAGNVPMKSEITSLLIITKLEQYDYAGATAIAVVMLVVSFLMLLLINTLQWWLQRRTGRSASAPVPAVAGTAAAAAGGAQ from the coding sequence ATGACGACGTACACCTTCCGCAAGCCGAGCGCGCTGCCCGGCTTCGGCGTGACGCTCGGCATCACGGTGGCCTATCTGAGCCTCGTGGTGCTGATACCGCTCGCCTCCACCTTTCTGAAGACCGCGACGCTGACCTGGGACCAGTTCGTCGCCGCGACGACTTCCGCGCGCGTGCTCGCCTCGTACCGGCTCACCTTCCTTGCGGCGTTCGGCGGCGCGCTGATCAACGCCGTGTTCGGCTTCCTGGTGGCCTGGGTGCTGGTGCGCTACCGGTTCCCGTTCCAGCGCGTCGTCGACGCGATCGTCGACCTGCCGTTCGCGCTGCCGACCTCGGTCGCGGGCATTTCGCTGGCGGCCGTCTACGCCTCCAACGGCTGGCTCGGCCGCTATCTCGCGCCGCTGGGCATCAAGATCGCATTCACGCCGCTCGGCGTGCTGGTGGCGCTGACCTTCATCGGGCTGCCGTTCGTGGTGCGCACGGTGCAGCCCGTGCTCGAGGAATTCGAGCGCGAGCAGGAGGAGGCCGCCGCCTGCCTCGGCGCCTCGCGCTGGCTGACGTTCCGCCGGGTGGTGCTGCCGGCCGTGTTCCCGGCCCTGTTGACGGGCTTCGCGCTTGCGTTCGCGCGTGCGCTCGGCGAGTACGGCTCGGTGATCTTCATCGCCGGAAACGTGCCGATGAAGTCCGAGATCACCTCGCTCTTGATCATCACCAAGCTCGAGCAGTACGACTACGCGGGCGCCACCGCGATCGCGGTGGTGATGCTGGTGGTCTCGTTCCTGATGCTGCTGCTCATCAATACGCTGCAATGGTGGCTGCAGCGCCGCACCGGCCGCAGCGCGAGCGCTCCGGTGCCGGCCGTGGCCGGCACTGCGGCGGCCGCCGCCGGAGGTGCGCAATGA
- a CDS encoding sulfate ABC transporter substrate-binding protein: protein MVKGNMGLAGGVRRLIATLAVGTAALGGVTHALADTTLLNVSYDPTRELYQDVNQAFGKEWKAKTGETVNFKQSHGGSGAQARSVLDGLQADVVTLALAYDIDALANKGLVAKDWQKRLPDNASPYTSTIVFLVRKGNPKGIKDWDDLIKPGVSIVTPNPKTSGGARWNYLAAWAYALHRPGGNAQSAKDFVAKLYKNAGVLDSGARGATTSFVQRGIGDVLIAWENEAFLSLKEFGPDKFQIVVPSVSILAEPPVAVVDKVVDRKGDRKLAEAYLNFLYSKQGQEIAARNFYRPRSKDVPAELTKQFPKLKLYTVDDTFGGWANAQKTHFADGGVFDSIYQPQ, encoded by the coding sequence ATGGTCAAGGGCAACATGGGGCTGGCGGGCGGGGTCCGCCGTCTGATCGCCACGCTGGCGGTAGGCACGGCGGCGCTCGGCGGCGTCACGCACGCACTCGCGGACACGACGTTGCTGAACGTCTCGTATGATCCGACCCGCGAGCTGTATCAGGACGTCAACCAGGCGTTCGGCAAGGAATGGAAGGCCAAGACGGGCGAGACCGTCAACTTCAAGCAGTCGCACGGCGGCTCCGGCGCGCAGGCGCGCTCGGTGCTCGACGGCCTGCAGGCCGACGTGGTGACGCTCGCGCTCGCCTACGACATCGACGCGCTGGCCAACAAGGGCCTCGTCGCCAAGGACTGGCAGAAGCGCCTGCCCGACAACGCCTCGCCTTACACCTCCACCATCGTGTTCCTGGTGCGCAAGGGCAACCCGAAGGGCATCAAGGATTGGGACGACCTGATCAAGCCGGGCGTGTCGATCGTCACGCCGAACCCGAAAACCTCGGGCGGCGCGCGCTGGAACTACCTCGCGGCCTGGGCCTACGCGCTGCACCGGCCGGGCGGCAACGCGCAGAGCGCGAAGGACTTCGTGGCCAAGCTCTACAAGAACGCGGGCGTGCTCGATTCGGGCGCGCGCGGCGCGACCACCAGCTTCGTGCAGCGCGGCATCGGCGACGTGCTGATCGCCTGGGAAAACGAGGCGTTCCTGTCGCTGAAGGAGTTCGGCCCTGACAAGTTCCAGATCGTCGTGCCCTCCGTCAGCATCCTGGCCGAGCCGCCCGTCGCGGTGGTCGACAAGGTGGTGGACAGGAAGGGCGACCGCAAGCTGGCCGAAGCCTATCTGAACTTCCTCTACAGCAAGCAGGGCCAGGAAATCGCGGCGCGCAATTTCTATCGCCCGCGCTCGAAGGACGTGCCGGCCGAACTGACGAAGCAGTTCCCGAAGCTCAAGCTCTACACCGTCGACGACACCTTCGGCGGCTGGGCCAACGCGCAGAAGACGCACTTCGCCGACGGCGGCGTGTTCGACTCGATCTACCAGCCGCAATAA
- the lexA gene encoding transcriptional repressor LexA — MTKLTARQQQVFDLVRRAIERSGFPPTRAEIAAELGFSSPNAAEEHLRALARKGVIELAAGASRGIRLLGLDEAPHQLTLPHAALMQLSLPLVGRVAAGSPILAQEHISQHYACDPALFTSKPDYLLKVRGLSMRDAGILDGDLLAVQKRSEAKDGQIIVARLGDDVTVKRLKRHSTGIELIAENPDYENIFVKAGSAEFALEGIAVGLIRSGEL, encoded by the coding sequence ATGACCAAACTCACCGCACGCCAGCAGCAAGTGTTCGACCTGGTTCGCCGCGCGATCGAGCGCTCCGGCTTCCCGCCGACCCGCGCCGAGATTGCGGCCGAACTCGGCTTCAGTTCGCCGAACGCGGCCGAGGAGCACTTGCGCGCCCTTGCCCGCAAGGGCGTGATCGAGCTGGCCGCCGGCGCCTCGCGCGGCATTCGCCTGCTCGGTCTCGACGAGGCGCCGCACCAGCTCACGCTGCCGCATGCGGCGCTGATGCAACTGTCGCTGCCGCTCGTCGGGCGTGTCGCGGCAGGTAGCCCGATCCTCGCGCAGGAACACATCTCGCAGCACTACGCTTGCGACCCGGCCCTCTTCACGAGCAAACCCGACTACCTGCTGAAGGTACGCGGGCTGTCGATGCGCGACGCCGGCATCCTCGACGGCGATCTGCTCGCCGTGCAGAAGCGCAGCGAAGCCAAGGACGGCCAGATCATCGTCGCGCGGCTCGGCGACGACGTCACCGTCAAGCGCCTGAAGCGCCATTCCACCGGCATCGAGCTGATCGCCGAAAACCCCGACTACGAAAACATCTTCGTGAAGGCCGGCAGCGCGGAATTCGCGCTCGAAGGCATCGCCGTCGGGCTGATCCGCTCCGGGGAACTGTAA
- a CDS encoding DUF2939 domain-containing protein, producing MSVSPSSDSSSDSSSVPPPRRRRLGWLLAVVAVALLAVILYAAASPYLALRGLKQAVDARDAQAISRYVDYPALRISLKQQLTDELMRRIDLQRHDNPLAMLGAMVGSALIGPLVDAYATPEGVAALLSGLPPNGDPRQQPPALDRPAPPAAPPAPASGALAAPPATASAPPPGSAAVPPAAPQSSAAYHGINEFVAVYQRNAGGTRYAAIFRRSGLFGWKLSAIDLQP from the coding sequence GTGTCCGTTTCCCCGTCGTCCGATTCATCGTCCGATTCGTCGTCCGTTCCGCCCCCGCGCCGCAGGCGGCTCGGCTGGCTGCTTGCCGTGGTTGCCGTCGCACTGCTCGCGGTGATCCTGTATGCGGCCGCGTCGCCCTATCTCGCCTTGCGCGGGTTGAAGCAGGCAGTCGATGCGCGCGATGCGCAGGCGATCAGCCGCTATGTCGACTACCCGGCCCTGCGCATCAGCCTGAAACAGCAGTTGACCGATGAACTGATGCGTCGCATCGACCTGCAGCGGCACGACAATCCGCTCGCGATGCTCGGCGCGATGGTCGGCTCGGCCTTGATCGGCCCGCTCGTCGATGCCTACGCGACGCCCGAGGGCGTCGCCGCGCTGCTCAGCGGCCTGCCGCCGAACGGCGATCCGCGCCAGCAGCCGCCGGCGCTCGATCGGCCCGCGCCGCCGGCTGCCCCACCCGCCCCGGCATCCGGCGCGCTGGCCGCGCCCCCCGCCACGGCCAGCGCGCCGCCGCCCGGCAGCGCTGCGGTGCCGCCTGCGGCGCCGCAATCGAGCGCCGCCTACCATGGCATCAACGAGTTCGTCGCCGTTTATCAGCGCAACGCCGGCGGCACGCGCTACGCCGCGATCTTCCGGCGCAGCGGCCTGTTCGGCTGGAAGCTCAGCGCGATCGATCTGCAGCCCTGA
- a CDS encoding universal stress protein gives MASYQKILLCYDGTLEGRKALRCGADLALELKAETHLLSVVDMRSSIAQSAGLLTDVACGRFEETARAILQEGVDWLTARGVQAQGHFAFGYPIDEIANLAKELGADLVVVGHRCRSGLSRWWMGAGNTQLLDRVSCSILVACASSDEQREELAKEKEAALAAASQA, from the coding sequence ATGGCCAGTTATCAGAAAATCCTGCTCTGCTACGACGGCACGCTCGAGGGCCGCAAGGCGCTGCGCTGCGGTGCCGACCTCGCGCTCGAACTGAAGGCCGAGACCCATCTGCTGTCGGTGGTGGACATGCGCTCGAGCATCGCGCAGAGCGCCGGGCTGCTGACCGACGTTGCCTGCGGGCGTTTCGAGGAGACGGCGCGCGCGATCCTGCAGGAGGGCGTCGACTGGCTGACCGCGCGCGGCGTCCAGGCGCAGGGCCATTTCGCGTTCGGTTATCCGATCGACGAGATCGCGAATCTCGCGAAGGAGCTTGGCGCCGATCTGGTCGTCGTCGGCCACCGCTGTCGCAGCGGGCTCTCGCGCTGGTGGATGGGCGCCGGCAACACGCAACTGCTCGACCGCGTTTCGTGCAGCATCCTGGTGGCCTGCGCGTCGTCCGACGAGCAGCGCGAGGAGCTGGCGAAGGAAAAGGAAGCCGCGCTCGCGGCGGCCTCCCAGGCCTGA
- the nodI gene encoding nodulation factor ABC transporter ATP-binding protein NodI: MSVAPIEFLDVKKSFGARLVVDHLSFRVQRGECFGLLGPNGAGKTTTLRMLLGITQPDAGSIRLCDEPVPGRARHARQRVGVVPQFDNLDPDFTVRENLLVFGRYFGLSAGQARELVPSLLEFAKLESKAEAKVGELSGGMKRRLTLARALVNDPDVLVLDEPTTGLDPQARHLMWERLRSLLARGKTILLTTHFMEEAERLCDRLCIVESGRKIAEGAPPALIETEIGCDVVEIYGTDPAALRDELAPLVARAEISGETLFCYVDDAEPLARTLKGRPGLRYLHRPANLEDVFLRLTGRDMQD; encoded by the coding sequence ATGTCCGTCGCTCCGATCGAATTCCTCGATGTCAAAAAAAGCTTCGGCGCGCGGCTCGTCGTCGATCATCTGTCGTTTCGCGTGCAGCGCGGCGAATGCTTCGGGCTGCTCGGCCCGAACGGCGCCGGCAAGACCACCACGCTGCGGATGCTGCTCGGCATCACGCAGCCCGACGCCGGCTCGATCCGGCTCTGCGACGAGCCGGTGCCGGGGCGCGCGCGCCATGCACGGCAGCGCGTGGGCGTGGTACCGCAGTTCGATAATCTCGACCCCGACTTCACGGTGCGCGAGAATCTGCTCGTGTTCGGACGCTACTTCGGCTTGTCGGCCGGCCAGGCGCGCGAGCTGGTGCCGTCGCTGCTCGAATTCGCGAAACTCGAGAGCAAGGCCGAGGCGAAAGTGGGCGAGCTGTCGGGCGGCATGAAGCGCCGCCTCACGCTGGCGCGCGCGCTCGTCAACGATCCGGACGTGCTGGTGCTCGACGAGCCGACCACGGGGCTCGATCCGCAGGCGCGGCATCTGATGTGGGAGCGGCTGCGCTCGCTGCTGGCGCGCGGCAAGACGATCCTGCTGACCACGCACTTCATGGAGGAGGCCGAGCGGCTCTGCGACCGGCTCTGCATCGTCGAATCGGGCCGCAAGATCGCCGAGGGCGCGCCGCCGGCGCTGATCGAGACCGAGATCGGCTGCGACGTGGTGGAAATCTACGGCACCGACCCGGCCGCGCTGCGCGACGAACTCGCGCCGCTCGTCGCGCGTGCCGAAATCAGCGGCGAGACGCTGTTCTGTTACGTGGACGATGCCGAGCCGCTCGCCCGAACGCTGAAGGGCCGGCCCGGCCTGCGCTACCTGCACCGGCCGGCAAATCTCGAAGACGTGTTCCTGCGGCTGACCGGCCGCGACATGCAGGACTGA
- a CDS encoding ABC transporter permease, which translates to MPTGHSPSPAAPRSRDARITIALPANATNWIAVWRRNYLVWRKLAFASMIGNLADPMIYLFGLGLGLGLMVGHVDGVSYIAFLAAGTTGSSVMMSASFEAMYSAFSRMHAQRTWEAIMHTPLALGDIVLGEIVWAASKAMLSGTAIMLVAGALGYASFPSLLAAVPAIALAGLAFASVTMIVTAVAPSYDFFMFYQTLALTPMLLLSGVFFPVEQLPAVARYAANALPLANAIDLIRPAMLGRPVSDVALHAGVLAAYALVGFLVSAWLFRRRMMR; encoded by the coding sequence ATGCCTACCGGCCACTCGCCGTCCCCCGCGGCGCCGCGATCGCGCGACGCCCGCATCACGATCGCGCTGCCCGCCAACGCGACCAACTGGATCGCCGTCTGGCGCCGCAACTATCTGGTCTGGCGCAAGCTCGCGTTCGCGTCGATGATCGGCAACCTCGCCGATCCGATGATCTACCTGTTCGGGCTGGGCCTCGGGCTCGGGCTGATGGTCGGCCACGTCGACGGCGTGTCGTACATCGCCTTCCTGGCTGCCGGCACGACCGGCTCGAGCGTGATGATGTCGGCCAGCTTCGAGGCGATGTATTCGGCGTTTTCGCGCATGCATGCGCAGCGCACCTGGGAGGCGATCATGCATACGCCGCTCGCGCTCGGCGACATCGTGCTCGGCGAGATCGTCTGGGCCGCCAGCAAGGCGATGCTGTCGGGCACCGCGATCATGCTGGTCGCGGGCGCGCTCGGCTACGCATCGTTTCCCTCGCTGCTGGCGGCCGTGCCGGCGATCGCGCTCGCCGGCCTGGCGTTCGCGAGCGTCACGATGATCGTGACGGCAGTGGCGCCGTCCTACGACTTCTTCATGTTCTACCAGACGCTCGCGCTCACGCCGATGCTGCTGCTCTCGGGCGTGTTCTTTCCCGTCGAGCAACTGCCCGCCGTCGCGCGCTATGCCGCCAACGCGCTGCCGCTCGCGAACGCCATCGACCTGATCCGGCCCGCCATGCTGGGCCGGCCGGTCAGCGACGTCGCGCTGCATGCGGGCGTGCTGGCCGCCTACGCGCTGGTCGGCTTCCTCGTCTCGGCCTGGCTGTTCCGCCGCCGCATGATGCGCTGA
- a CDS encoding permease, which translates to MNTTRTTTTSPALGWATFALIAIVGLFYVKWFPYYHRAFVAAEHHSIGQSILMGAASNAPAPSWRAALDYAWAYGKAIWQAMVLGLLLGSAIQALLPARAIARLLGRTGFGSVVAGGLLSLPGMMCTCCAAPVVAGLRARQASPGGAVAFWLGNTVLNPATLVFIGFVLGWQWVGLRIAFGVVMVFGIGYLLNRLAAPAAPPLDDATLARLAAGQAVPGNPFARWLELLARMTLRLVPEYIVLVLLLGAARAWLFPHVGADVGNTVLWIVAFAVAGMLFVIPTAGEVPIVQAMLALGVGVGPAAALLLTLPPVSVPSMAMLSRSFPARSLALVAALVVGFGIVGGFAAVALGF; encoded by the coding sequence ATGAACACGACCCGCACCACGACCACTTCTCCGGCGCTCGGCTGGGCGACATTCGCGCTGATCGCGATCGTCGGTCTGTTCTACGTGAAGTGGTTTCCGTACTACCACCGCGCCTTCGTCGCGGCCGAGCATCATTCGATCGGCCAGTCGATCCTGATGGGCGCCGCGAGCAACGCGCCGGCGCCGTCCTGGCGCGCGGCGCTCGATTACGCCTGGGCCTACGGCAAGGCGATCTGGCAGGCGATGGTGCTGGGCCTGCTGCTCGGCTCGGCGATCCAGGCGCTGTTGCCCGCGCGAGCGATCGCGCGGCTGCTCGGACGCACCGGCTTCGGCAGCGTCGTCGCGGGCGGCCTGCTGTCGTTGCCGGGCATGATGTGTACCTGCTGCGCCGCGCCGGTGGTGGCCGGCCTGCGCGCGCGGCAGGCGTCGCCGGGCGGCGCGGTGGCGTTCTGGCTCGGCAACACGGTGCTCAATCCGGCCACGCTGGTCTTCATCGGCTTCGTGCTCGGCTGGCAGTGGGTCGGCCTGCGGATCGCGTTCGGCGTCGTGATGGTGTTCGGCATCGGCTATCTGCTGAACCGGCTCGCAGCACCGGCTGCGCCGCCCCTCGACGACGCGACGCTGGCTCGCCTCGCGGCCGGGCAGGCCGTACCGGGCAATCCGTTCGCGCGCTGGCTCGAACTGCTCGCGCGCATGACGCTGCGCCTCGTGCCCGAGTACATCGTGCTGGTGCTGCTGCTCGGCGCGGCGCGCGCGTGGCTGTTCCCGCATGTCGGCGCGGACGTCGGCAACACCGTGCTGTGGATCGTCGCGTTCGCGGTCGCCGGCATGCTGTTCGTGATTCCGACTGCGGGCGAGGTGCCGATCGTCCAGGCCATGCTCGCGCTGGGCGTGGGCGTCGGCCCGGCCGCGGCGCTGCTGCTGACGCTGCCGCCCGTGAGCGTGCCGTCGATGGCGATGCTGTCGCGTTCGTTCCCGGCCCGTTCGCTCGCGCTGGTCGCGGCGCTCGTGGTGGGTTTCGGCATCGTGGGCGGCTTCGCCGCGGTGGCGCTCGGCTTCTGA
- a CDS encoding PaaI family thioesterase encodes MKPLDFSGIDLLRAAAAGDVPAPSITRTMPMQLDTVELGYVRMTARADERHLNPLGGVHGGFAATVLDSVTGCAVHSMLEQGVGYGTVDLHVKMLRPVPRDVELIAEGRVTHLSRTLGVAEGTLKTPDDKIVAQGSATCFILRPE; translated from the coding sequence ATGAAACCGCTCGATTTTTCCGGCATCGACCTGTTGCGTGCGGCGGCCGCGGGCGACGTGCCCGCACCGTCGATCACCCGGACCATGCCGATGCAGCTCGACACGGTCGAGCTCGGCTACGTGAGGATGACGGCACGCGCCGACGAGCGCCATCTGAATCCGCTGGGCGGCGTGCATGGCGGATTCGCCGCCACGGTGCTCGATTCGGTGACGGGCTGCGCGGTGCATTCGATGCTCGAGCAGGGCGTCGGCTACGGCACGGTCGACCTGCACGTGAAGATGCTGCGCCCGGTGCCGCGCGACGTCGAACTGATCGCCGAGGGGCGCGTGACGCATCTGTCGCGCACGCTCGGCGTTGCCGAGGGCACGCTCAAGACCCCCGACGACAAGATCGTCGCGCAAGGCTCGGCCACCTGCTTCATCCTGCGGCCCGAATAA
- a CDS encoding winged helix-turn-helix transcriptional regulator, with product MKWDDVGEFPCSIARTLAVLGDRWTMLILRNAFYGVRRFDAFQAQLGLTRHVLADRLARLVEEGVFVRRQYQERPPRHEYRLSDKGRDLYPVLLALTAWGDRWKDEGAGPPVLIRHKHCGALLRPLMVCSECGEPLDPRDIELLPGPGTKPKAAGEAH from the coding sequence ATGAAATGGGACGACGTGGGCGAGTTCCCGTGCTCGATTGCGCGCACGCTGGCCGTGCTCGGCGATCGCTGGACCATGCTGATCCTGCGCAACGCGTTTTACGGCGTGCGCCGCTTCGATGCGTTCCAGGCCCAGTTGGGGCTGACGCGCCATGTGCTTGCCGACCGGCTCGCGCGACTCGTGGAGGAAGGGGTGTTTGTCCGGCGGCAATACCAGGAGCGGCCGCCGCGCCATGAGTACCGGCTTTCCGACAAGGGGCGCGACCTGTATCCGGTGCTGCTGGCGCTGACAGCCTGGGGCGACCGCTGGAAGGACGAAGGCGCCGGGCCGCCCGTGCTGATCCGCCACAAGCACTGCGGTGCGCTGCTGCGGCCGCTCATGGTCTGCTCGGAGTGCGGCGAACCGCTCGATCCTCGCGATATCGAACTGCTGCCGGGCCCAGGGACCAAGCCGAAAGCCGCCGGCGAAGCGCACTGA